From one Vallitalea longa genomic stretch:
- the fabK gene encoding enoyl-[acyl-carrier-protein] reductase FabK produces the protein MESEICKMLNIKYPIFQGAMAWIAEYNLVAAVSNAGGLGIIAGGNAPCDLVREQIRKTKELTDKPFGVNIMLLSPYADEIAHMICEEKVAVVTTGAGNPGKYLEMWRENNIKVVPVVPSVALARRMERSGVDAVIAEGCESGGHVGELTTMALLPQVVDSVDIPVIAAGGIGDGRGLAAAKMLGADAFQIGTRFLVAKECIVHKNYKDKILKAKDIDTRVTGKVTGHPVRALKNKFTRKLIQLEKERVSVEELEEFGTGKLRLAVMDGDVTNGSVMAGQIAGLISKEQTCSEIIQELMIDANKTMKKYLES, from the coding sequence GTGGAATCTGAGATTTGTAAGATGTTGAATATTAAATATCCAATATTTCAAGGTGCTATGGCTTGGATAGCTGAGTATAACTTGGTAGCTGCAGTATCAAATGCAGGAGGTCTTGGAATTATTGCAGGAGGAAATGCTCCTTGTGATTTGGTCAGAGAACAAATAAGGAAGACAAAAGAATTAACTGACAAACCTTTTGGAGTTAATATAATGCTCCTTTCACCTTATGCAGATGAAATAGCTCATATGATCTGTGAAGAGAAAGTTGCAGTTGTCACAACAGGGGCAGGAAATCCTGGTAAATATTTAGAGATGTGGAGAGAAAACAATATTAAGGTTGTACCTGTAGTACCATCCGTTGCGTTAGCCAGAAGAATGGAAAGATCAGGTGTGGATGCTGTTATCGCAGAAGGTTGTGAATCAGGTGGTCATGTTGGAGAATTGACGACTATGGCACTCTTACCACAAGTTGTAGACTCTGTAGATATTCCTGTTATTGCTGCTGGTGGAATTGGTGATGGAAGAGGTTTAGCTGCTGCCAAGATGCTTGGAGCTGATGCATTCCAAATAGGAACAAGATTCTTAGTTGCAAAAGAATGTATAGTACATAAAAACTATAAGGATAAAATTCTAAAAGCTAAGGATATTGACACTCGTGTGACGGGAAAAGTTACAGGCCATCCAGTAAGAGCATTAAAGAATAAGTTTACAAGAAAACTTATTCAATTGGAAAAAGAACGAGTTAGTGTGGAAGAATTAGAGGAATTCGGTACTGGCAAGCTTAGGTTAGCTGTTATGGATGGAGATGTGACGAATGGTTCTGTAATGGCAGGTCAGATTGCAGGATTAATTTCTAAAGAACAGACTTGTAGTGAAATAATACAAGAATTAATGATAGATGCGAATAAGACTATGAAAAAATATTTAGAAAGCTAG
- the accD gene encoding acetyl-CoA carboxylase, carboxyltransferase subunit beta, producing the protein MKELFKKKKYIKLPIKTTINNKEDYDDVNDPSVPSGKWIKCNNCGEIIYKDDFDAKNQICTKCHKHFRMDSESRISQVIDSGSFKELNADLITKNVLDFPEYLDKINCLREKTGLVEGVITGEGKINGIKVVIAVMDSRFMMGSMGEVVGEKITRAIEHATSRKLPIIIFTASGGARMQEGIVSLMQMAKTSAALAKHSESGLLYITVLTDPTTGGVTASFAMLGDIILAEPGTLIGFAGARVIEQTINQKLPEGFQRAEFLLEHGYIDMIVERRDMKGTLYKLLKFHC; encoded by the coding sequence ATGAAAGAATTGTTTAAAAAGAAAAAATACATTAAATTACCTATAAAAACAACAATAAACAATAAAGAAGATTATGATGATGTAAATGATCCATCAGTACCTTCAGGAAAATGGATAAAATGTAATAACTGTGGAGAAATAATTTATAAAGACGATTTTGATGCCAAAAATCAGATATGTACCAAATGTCATAAGCATTTTAGAATGGATAGCGAATCAAGGATATCACAAGTCATTGATTCTGGTTCTTTTAAAGAACTAAATGCTGATCTTATTACTAAGAATGTTTTGGATTTTCCGGAATATCTTGATAAAATTAATTGTCTAAGGGAAAAAACAGGTTTAGTAGAAGGAGTAATAACTGGTGAAGGTAAGATAAATGGTATAAAAGTAGTTATTGCAGTGATGGACAGTAGGTTTATGATGGGAAGTATGGGAGAAGTAGTTGGTGAGAAAATTACAAGAGCTATAGAACATGCTACTAGTAGAAAACTACCGATAATTATATTTACTGCATCAGGTGGTGCGAGAATGCAGGAAGGAATAGTTTCATTAATGCAGATGGCTAAAACTTCAGCTGCATTAGCTAAGCATAGCGAATCTGGACTTTTATATATAACGGTTCTGACAGATCCAACAACTGGAGGAGTAACAGCTAGTTTCGCAATGTTAGGTGATATAATTCTTGCAGAACCAGGAACACTTATTGGATTTGCTGGTGCTAGAGTTATAGAACAGACAATCAATCAGAAATTACCAGAAGGTTTTCAAAGAGCTGAATTCTTACTAGAACATGGATATATAGATATGATTGTAGAAAGAAGAGACATGAAAGGTACTTTATATAAATTATTAAAATTTCATTGTTAA
- the fabF gene encoding beta-ketoacyl-ACP synthase II has product MKRRVVITGLGVITPVGNNVDEYWNNLKAGKIGFGEITSFDASEYRAKIVGEVKDFDPKEYMERKRAKRMDRFAQFSIAAAKQALDDSGLDLKKENLERIGVTVGTGVGGLGTIEKEEQKLLSKGPNKVSPMFIPMVITNMAAGNIAIQFGLKGICTNIVTACATSTNTIGDAFRTIQYGDADVMVSGGTESCIVPLGVSGFTALQALSSSEDPEKASRPFDKNRDGFVMGEGAGIVILEELEHAKARGANILAEVKGYGAACDAYHITAPAPGGEGAARSMKIALKDAGIEPEEISYINAHGTSTVYNDKLETAAIKKVFNDYAYKVPISSTKSMIGHLLGAAGAVEIVACVKTILDGYIHPTVGYTTKDEECDLDYVPVKGRNAKVKYVLSNSLGFGGHNASLVISKYEE; this is encoded by the coding sequence ATGAAAAGAAGAGTTGTTATAACGGGACTAGGTGTTATTACACCAGTTGGGAATAATGTAGATGAATACTGGAATAATCTAAAAGCAGGAAAAATTGGATTTGGGGAAATTACCTCATTTGATGCATCAGAGTATCGAGCAAAAATAGTAGGTGAAGTAAAAGACTTCGATCCAAAAGAATATATGGAAAGAAAAAGAGCAAAGAGAATGGATAGATTCGCTCAATTTTCTATAGCGGCTGCTAAGCAAGCTCTTGATGATTCTGGCCTTGATTTAAAAAAAGAAAACCTTGAAAGAATAGGAGTTACTGTAGGAACAGGTGTTGGTGGTCTTGGAACTATAGAAAAAGAAGAACAAAAATTACTATCTAAAGGTCCTAACAAAGTTTCTCCAATGTTCATACCAATGGTAATTACTAATATGGCAGCAGGCAATATAGCTATACAATTTGGCTTGAAAGGTATATGTACTAATATAGTGACAGCATGTGCAACTAGTACCAATACTATAGGGGATGCATTCAGAACAATACAATACGGTGATGCAGATGTTATGGTTTCTGGTGGAACAGAAAGTTGTATCGTACCACTTGGAGTTTCTGGATTTACTGCACTCCAAGCATTGAGTAGTAGTGAAGATCCTGAAAAAGCGTCAAGACCATTTGATAAGAATAGAGATGGCTTCGTAATGGGTGAAGGCGCTGGTATAGTAATATTAGAAGAATTAGAACATGCAAAAGCTAGAGGTGCTAATATATTAGCGGAAGTAAAAGGATATGGAGCAGCTTGTGATGCATATCATATTACAGCCCCAGCTCCAGGTGGAGAAGGAGCTGCTAGATCTATGAAGATAGCGCTAAAAGATGCTGGAATCGAGCCTGAAGAAATATCTTATATAAATGCACATGGAACAAGTACAGTATACAATGATAAATTAGAAACTGCTGCAATAAAGAAAGTTTTTAATGATTATGCATATAAAGTTCCAATCAGTTCAACTAAGTCAATGATTGGACATTTACTTGGAGCAGCTGGAGCAGTTGAGATAGTTGCATGTGTAAAAACGATATTAGATGGATATATACATCCAACAGTAGGCTATACGACCAAAGATGAAGAATGCGACTTGGACTATGTTCCTGTAAAAGGAAGAAATGCTAAAGTAAAATATGTTTTATCCAATTCTCTTGGATTTGGTGGACATAATGCTTCATTAGTTATAAGTAAATATGAGGAATAA
- the accB gene encoding acetyl-CoA carboxylase biotin carboxyl carrier protein: protein MKFENIKELINIVSEKGLARVDIEKEGFKISIRKENKTIITSDKSLDVDNTKLKQEKKKNEESEVNDDSNMDIEDENAIVVKSPIVGTFYSAASPDEEDYVKLGDKVTKGKTLCIIEAMKLMNDIEAEISGEIVDIMVKNEEIVEYNQPLFKIKP, encoded by the coding sequence TTGAAATTCGAAAATATAAAGGAGCTTATTAATATAGTAAGCGAAAAGGGGTTAGCACGTGTAGATATTGAAAAAGAGGGTTTTAAAATATCTATAAGAAAAGAAAATAAGACTATAATTACATCAGATAAATCATTAGATGTTGACAATACAAAATTGAAACAAGAAAAAAAGAAGAATGAAGAATCAGAGGTCAATGATGATTCTAATATGGACATAGAAGATGAGAACGCCATAGTAGTTAAATCTCCAATAGTAGGTACATTCTACAGTGCTGCGAGTCCTGATGAAGAAGATTATGTCAAGCTTGGAGATAAAGTAACTAAGGGCAAGACTCTATGTATAATTGAAGCAATGAAATTAATGAATGATATAGAAGCAGAGATTTCAGGTGAAATTGTTGATATTATGGTTAAAAATGAAGAGATAGTAGAATATAATCAGCCTTTATTTAAAATAAAACCGTAG
- the fabD gene encoding ACP S-malonyltransferase: protein MGKTAFLFPGQGAQYLGMGKEIANNYKSSKEIFQIASEALELDIEEICNEKEDVLNKTEYTQPAILTTTIAILEAVKEHGLEADVVAGLSLGEYSALVANETLDFREAVSLVRKRGKYMEEAVPDGKGSMAAVLGLEPRKVEEICDSVDGMVKPANYNCPGQIVIAGEVEALDTACEKLEEAGARRVIKLKVSGPFHTPMLNSAAEKLMKELDKVNVKKSKIPYITNVTADYVDNYDDVKSYLTKQVISPVRWEETINKMIDDGVDTFVEIGPGKTLSSFVKKVDKSKRIINIQDMKSLDKALKLINKVD, encoded by the coding sequence ATGGGAAAGACAGCTTTTTTATTTCCTGGGCAAGGGGCTCAATATCTTGGTATGGGAAAAGAAATAGCCAATAATTATAAAAGCAGTAAAGAAATTTTTCAAATCGCCAGTGAGGCACTAGAACTTGATATAGAAGAAATATGTAACGAAAAAGAAGATGTTCTTAATAAAACAGAATATACACAGCCTGCAATACTGACAACTACTATAGCTATTTTAGAAGCTGTAAAAGAACATGGATTAGAGGCAGATGTAGTTGCTGGATTAAGCCTAGGGGAATATAGTGCTTTAGTAGCTAATGAGACGTTGGATTTTCGAGAAGCTGTAAGTCTTGTTAGAAAAAGAGGTAAATATATGGAAGAAGCTGTTCCTGACGGTAAAGGTTCTATGGCAGCAGTCCTAGGTCTAGAACCACGTAAAGTCGAAGAGATATGTGACAGTGTAGATGGAATGGTTAAACCAGCTAATTATAATTGCCCAGGACAAATTGTAATAGCGGGAGAAGTAGAAGCATTAGATACTGCTTGTGAAAAATTAGAAGAAGCAGGTGCTAGAAGAGTAATTAAGCTAAAAGTAAGTGGACCTTTTCATACCCCTATGCTTAACTCAGCAGCGGAAAAATTAATGAAAGAACTAGATAAAGTCAATGTCAAGAAAAGTAAGATACCGTATATAACCAATGTAACAGCCGATTATGTAGATAATTATGATGATGTCAAATCTTATTTAACTAAACAAGTCATTTCACCAGTAAGATGGGAAGAGACCATAAACAAAATGATAGATGATGGTGTAGACACATTTGTAGAAATAGGACCAGGTAAAACATTAAGTTCATTTGTCAAAAAAGTAGATAAGAGTAAAAGAATTATTAATATACAAGATATGAAATCTTTAGATAAAGCATTGAAACTAATCAATAAAGTAGATTGA
- a CDS encoding acetyl-CoA carboxylase carboxyltransferase subunit alpha: MNPWEKVSIARMAERPTSEDYIKLIFDDFLELHGDRLYSDDNAIIGGIGLLEGMPVTIIGQQKGRCTKENIDRNFGMPHPEGYRKSLRLMKQAEKFNRPIICFIDTPGAYCGIGAEKRGQGEAIARNLFEMARLKVPVVSVVIGEGGSGGALALAVSDRVWMLENSIYSILSPEGFASILWKDSKRAKEAAEVMKITADDLLELGIIEKIIKEPDGGAHNSFEEIARELKDNFINEIEKLLEIDQEVLIENRYNRYRKQINPIHR, translated from the coding sequence ATGAATCCATGGGAAAAAGTAAGTATAGCAAGAATGGCTGAGAGACCGACTTCCGAAGATTATATAAAACTTATTTTTGACGACTTTTTGGAGCTTCATGGAGATAGATTATATAGTGATGATAACGCTATTATAGGTGGTATCGGATTACTTGAAGGTATGCCTGTCACAATTATCGGGCAGCAAAAAGGGCGTTGTACAAAAGAAAATATTGATAGGAATTTTGGTATGCCTCATCCCGAAGGGTACAGAAAATCACTTAGACTCATGAAGCAGGCAGAAAAATTTAATAGACCCATTATTTGTTTTATTGACACACCGGGAGCATATTGTGGCATAGGAGCAGAAAAAAGAGGTCAAGGTGAGGCAATCGCAAGAAATTTATTTGAGATGGCTAGATTGAAAGTACCTGTTGTTTCTGTTGTGATAGGTGAAGGAGGAAGTGGAGGAGCATTAGCTTTAGCAGTATCTGATAGAGTTTGGATGCTGGAAAACTCAATATACTCTATACTTTCACCAGAAGGATTTGCAAGTATTTTATGGAAAGATAGCAAGAGGGCTAAAGAAGCCGCTGAGGTAATGAAAATAACTGCTGATGATTTATTGGAATTGGGAATTATAGAAAAAATTATAAAAGAGCCTGATGGTGGTGCACATAATAGTTTCGAAGAGATCGCTAGGGAACTTAAAGATAATTTCATTAATGAAATAGAGAAGTTACTAGAAATTGATCAAGAAGTTTTAATTGAAAATAGATATAATAGATATAGAAAGCAAATTAACCCTATACACCGATAA
- the fabZ gene encoding 3-hydroxyacyl-ACP dehydratase FabZ, translating into MLDVTEIQKIIPHRYPFLLIDRITELEPGKRGVGFKNVSINDYFFQGHFPNEPVMPGVLIVEALAQVGAVTLLSLDEMKGKTAYFGGINKTKIRRKVVPGDRLKLEIDIIKRKGPVGVGKVVASVDGETAVTGELTFIAK; encoded by the coding sequence ATGTTAGATGTAACAGAAATTCAAAAGATTATCCCACATAGATATCCATTTCTATTAATTGACAGAATTACAGAATTAGAACCAGGTAAAAGAGGAGTAGGATTCAAAAATGTATCTATCAATGATTATTTTTTTCAAGGACATTTTCCTAATGAACCAGTTATGCCTGGAGTACTTATAGTAGAAGCTCTTGCTCAAGTGGGAGCAGTTACTTTACTAAGTTTAGATGAGATGAAAGGGAAAACTGCATATTTTGGAGGTATTAACAAAACCAAAATAAGACGAAAAGTTGTACCTGGAGACCGATTGAAGTTAGAAATAGATATTATTAAGAGAAAAGGACCAGTAGGAGTAGGAAAAGTAGTTGCATCTGTAGATGGAGAAACAGCTGTTACTGGTGAACTAACATTTATTGCTAAATAA
- a CDS encoding acetyl-CoA carboxylase biotin carboxylase subunit, giving the protein MFNKILIANRGEIAVRIIRACREMNIQTVAVYSEIDKEALHTQLADEAICIGPAPAKDSYLDIKKIISAAIVTGANAIHPGFGFLSENSKFAKVCEECNITFIGPTGDMMDRMGNKSKARETMVENNIPVVPGSEGAVANVEEAVKIAEEIGYPVIIKASAGGGGRGMRIANDSDELYNSYKTASAEAKSAFGDDTMYVEKYITNPRHIEFQILADNYGNTVHLGERDCSMQRRHQKVLEESPSAAITDELRKKMGEVAVKAAKAINYRNAGTVEFLLNDTGEFYFIEMNTRIQVEHPVTEMVTGIDLIKGQIQIANGDKLDYSQKDINIKGHAIELRINAENPSKGFRPSPGDISFLHMPSGKDIRVDSAIYCGYKIPPTYDSMIAKLIVFDKDRKSAIKKLNSAIGEFIVEGVDTNIDFQYELINDDSFIRGNYNTSFIEKFMER; this is encoded by the coding sequence ATGTTTAATAAAATCCTTATTGCAAATAGAGGCGAGATCGCTGTACGAATAATAAGAGCATGTAGAGAAATGAATATACAGACAGTGGCAGTCTATTCAGAGATTGACAAAGAAGCTCTACACACACAGTTAGCAGATGAAGCTATATGTATTGGACCGGCCCCAGCAAAAGATAGTTATCTTGACATTAAAAAGATAATAAGTGCAGCTATTGTGACAGGAGCCAATGCAATTCATCCAGGATTTGGATTTCTTTCTGAAAACAGTAAATTTGCTAAAGTGTGTGAGGAATGTAATATTACATTCATAGGTCCAACTGGTGATATGATGGATAGGATGGGTAACAAATCAAAGGCCAGAGAAACAATGGTTGAAAATAATATTCCCGTAGTTCCAGGATCAGAAGGAGCTGTAGCCAATGTGGAGGAAGCTGTAAAGATAGCAGAAGAGATTGGATATCCTGTTATAATAAAAGCATCTGCAGGCGGTGGCGGAAGAGGAATGCGAATAGCTAATGACAGTGATGAACTATATAATTCTTATAAAACTGCTAGTGCTGAAGCAAAAAGTGCTTTCGGTGATGATACTATGTATGTAGAGAAATATATTACTAATCCTAGACATATAGAATTTCAGATATTAGCTGACAATTATGGTAATACAGTACACTTAGGTGAAAGGGATTGTTCAATGCAGAGAAGGCATCAAAAAGTCTTGGAAGAATCTCCTTCAGCAGCAATAACTGATGAACTTAGAAAAAAAATGGGTGAAGTAGCTGTAAAAGCAGCTAAAGCTATTAATTATAGAAATGCTGGAACAGTAGAATTTTTATTAAATGATACTGGAGAATTTTATTTTATTGAAATGAATACCAGAATTCAAGTAGAACATCCAGTTACAGAAATGGTTACAGGAATAGATTTAATTAAAGGGCAGATCCAAATTGCAAATGGTGATAAGTTGGATTACTCCCAAAAAGATATCAACATTAAAGGGCATGCTATAGAATTAAGAATTAATGCGGAAAATCCAAGTAAAGGATTTAGACCATCTCCTGGAGATATTAGTTTTCTGCACATGCCTAGCGGAAAAGATATAAGAGTTGATAGTGCAATATACTGCGGATATAAAATACCTCCTACTTACGATTCAATGATAGCTAAATTAATAGTTTTTGATAAAGACAGAAAAAGTGCTATAAAAAAATTAAATAGTGCTATTGGTGAATTTATTGTAGAAGGTGTAGATACCAACATAGATTTTCAATATGAATTAATAAATGATGATAGTTTTATAAGAGGTAATTATAATACATCATTTATTGAAAAATTTATGGAGAGATAA
- the fabG gene encoding 3-oxoacyl-[acyl-carrier-protein] reductase encodes MDKIAVVTGSGRGIGRAIALRLAKDGITVAVNYRNSESKANELVEEITQNGGKAKAYKADVSNYEDAKSLISQIKDDFGRIDILVNNAGITKDMLMLKMTEKEFDDVINVNLKGTFNCIKHVNRIMLKQRAGRIINISSVIGEIGNVGQANYAASKAGIIGLTKSMSKELATRNITVNAVAPGFIESDMTDTINDKYKEQILLNIPMKRIGKAEEVANAVAFLASDEASYITGQVINVDGGMVV; translated from the coding sequence ATGGATAAGATTGCTGTAGTAACTGGTTCTGGTAGAGGGATTGGTAGAGCAATAGCTCTTAGGTTAGCTAAAGATGGTATAACAGTAGCTGTTAACTATAGAAACAGTGAAAGTAAAGCAAATGAATTAGTTGAAGAAATTACTCAAAATGGAGGTAAAGCAAAAGCATATAAAGCTGATGTAAGTAATTATGAAGATGCTAAGTCTCTAATATCTCAAATTAAAGATGATTTTGGAAGAATAGATATTTTAGTTAATAATGCAGGCATTACTAAAGATATGTTAATGTTGAAGATGACAGAGAAAGAATTTGATGATGTTATAAATGTTAATTTAAAAGGAACATTCAATTGCATTAAGCATGTAAATAGGATCATGTTAAAACAAAGAGCAGGAAGAATTATTAACATATCTTCTGTTATCGGTGAAATAGGTAATGTCGGTCAGGCAAACTATGCAGCATCAAAAGCAGGGATAATAGGTTTAACTAAATCAATGTCAAAAGAATTAGCTACTAGAAATATAACTGTAAATGCTGTTGCACCAGGGTTTATAGAAAGTGATATGACTGATACTATAAATGATAAATATAAAGAACAGATTCTATTGAATATTCCTATGAAAAGAATCGGCAAGGCTGAAGAAGTTGCTAATGCAGTAGCCTTTTTAGCATCAGATGAGGCAAGTTATATTACCGGTCAAGTAATTAATGTAGACGGTGGAATGGTTGTATAG
- the pdaA gene encoding delta-lactam-biosynthetic de-N-acetylase → MAKKQKKDTRTIKALGILVLVIAAVCIGLTLGKGASKPKSNEKNDENNNVVNQESTDEPKNSVDTGVENGTDTDSNQKLDEKEKTDEKVKSETQETETTDEKEENIQKENTEVAKDDTDTEKETPQGSSNGDNFDMNVDTADLSNARDGWSFRVNDEHKQPEGYNKFDIGQYDAYYVADTDEKVIYLTFDEGYENGYTAKILDTLKENDVKATFFVTKPYIKKNVDLCKRMKEEGHIVGNHSVNHKRMHELTDDKIKYEIEETARYFEEMTGYKMDTFFRPPEGEYSERTLYLTRKLGYKTMFWSMAHRDWEVDNQPSVETTYEYVTNHTHPGMIALLHAVSSSNTEALDSILKTIKDQGYRFGNLYEVE, encoded by the coding sequence ATGGCTAAAAAGCAGAAAAAAGACACAAGAACAATCAAAGCATTAGGAATTTTAGTTCTAGTCATTGCAGCAGTCTGTATAGGACTTACATTGGGAAAAGGAGCATCCAAACCAAAAAGCAATGAAAAGAATGATGAAAACAATAATGTAGTGAACCAAGAATCTACTGACGAACCAAAGAATTCAGTTGACACTGGAGTAGAAAACGGAACCGATACGGATTCCAATCAAAAATTGGATGAAAAAGAAAAAACAGATGAAAAAGTAAAGTCTGAGACACAAGAAACAGAGACAACCGATGAAAAAGAAGAAAATATTCAAAAAGAAAACACTGAAGTAGCAAAAGATGATACTGATACAGAAAAAGAAACACCTCAAGGAAGCAGTAATGGAGATAACTTCGATATGAATGTTGATACTGCTGATTTATCCAATGCAAGAGATGGTTGGAGTTTTAGAGTGAATGATGAACATAAGCAACCAGAAGGGTATAATAAATTCGATATAGGTCAATACGATGCTTATTATGTTGCTGATACAGACGAAAAAGTAATATATCTAACATTTGATGAAGGATATGAAAATGGTTATACGGCAAAAATTCTTGATACATTAAAAGAAAATGATGTAAAAGCAACTTTTTTTGTTACAAAACCTTACATAAAAAAGAATGTTGATTTATGCAAAAGAATGAAAGAGGAAGGACATATAGTAGGAAATCATTCGGTTAATCATAAAAGAATGCATGAGCTTACAGATGATAAAATTAAGTATGAAATAGAAGAGACAGCAAGATATTTTGAAGAAATGACAGGATATAAGATGGATACTTTCTTTAGACCACCAGAAGGAGAGTATAGTGAAAGGACATTATATTTAACTAGAAAATTAGGATACAAGACTATGTTTTGGAGTATGGCTCATCGTGATTGGGAAGTTGATAATCAGCCGAGTGTAGAAACTACATATGAATATGTAACTAATCATACTCATCCAGGTATGATAGCGTTATTACATGCGGTATCATCATCTAATACAGAAGCACTTGACAGTATTCTAAAAACAATAAAAGATCAGGGTTATAGATTCGGAAATCTATATGAAGTTGAATAA
- the acpP gene encoding acyl carrier protein, protein MDFEKLKEIVIDQLDVEESEVTLEAKFIDDLGADSLDLFELVMAIEEESGVEIKNEDLPSVITVQNALDYVKNNQ, encoded by the coding sequence ATGGATTTTGAAAAATTAAAAGAGATAGTAATCGATCAACTAGATGTTGAAGAAAGCGAAGTAACATTAGAAGCTAAATTTATAGATGATCTTGGAGCAGATTCCCTAGACTTATTTGAATTGGTCATGGCGATTGAAGAAGAATCTGGAGTGGAGATTAAAAACGAGGATTTACCTTCAGTAATTACTGTACAAAATGCATTAGATTACGTGAAAAACAATCAGTAA